One stretch of Mobula birostris isolate sMobBir1 chromosome 5, sMobBir1.hap1, whole genome shotgun sequence DNA includes these proteins:
- the pou4f1 gene encoding POU domain, class 4, transcription factor 1 isoform X1, with translation MMSMNSKQPAFGMHHTLPEHKYTSLHSSSEAIRRACLPAPPQLQSNIFASLDETLLARAEALAAVDIAVSQGKSHPFKPDATYHTMNSVPCTTTSTAPLPHPSALSSHHHHHHHHHHQPHQTLDPGELLDHLSTSSLSLAGAMAGAGAGSGEGGVVPTSSHSHPAHMHGLGHLSSPHPHHPHHHPHHQSALNMTPHPHGLAAHGVAPGMPALNDVDADPRELEAFAERFKQRRIKLGVTQADVGSALANLKIPGVGSLSQSTICRFESLTLSHNNMIALKPILQAWLEEAEGAHREKLSKPDLFNGGEKKRKRTSIAAPEKRSLEAYFAVQPRPSSEKIAAIAEKLDLKKNVVRVWFCNQRQKQKRMKFSANH, from the exons ATGATGTCCATGAACAGCAAGCAGCCAGCTTTCGGCATGCATCATACCCTACCTGAGCACAAGTACACTTCTCTGCACTCCAGTTCGGAAGCAATAAGGAGAGCCTGTCTGCCAGCGCCGCCG CAACTGCAGAGCAATATCTTCGCCAGCCTGGATGAAACTCTACTGGCCcgcgccgaggctctggcagccGTGGATATCGCCGTGTCCCAGGGCAAGAGCCACCCTTTCAAGCCGGATGCCACGTACCACACCATGAACAGTGTGCCATGCACTACTACCTCGACCGCGCCGCTGCCGCACCCGTCCGCTTTGTCCTCgcaccatcaccaccaccaccatcaccaccaccaGCCTCACCAGACGCTGGACCCGGGAGAACTTCTCGACCACCTGAGCACCTCGTCGCTGAGCTTAGCCGGGGCCATGGCTGGGGCCGGAGCCGGCAGCGGAGAAGGAGGGGTGGTCCCCACCTCGTCTCACTCTCACCCGGCGCACATGCACGGCCTGGGTCATCTCAGCAGCCCGCACCCCCATCACCCACATCATCACCCGCACCACCAGAGCGCCCTGAACATGACCCCGCACCCTCACGGGCTGGCGGCTCACGGCGTTGCCCCGGGCATGCCAGCCCTCAACGACGTGGACGCTGACCCGCGGGAGCTGGAAGCCTTTGCCGAGCGCTTCAAGCAGAGGCGGATCAAGCTGGGCGTGACCCAGGCCGACGTGGGCTCAGCCCTGGCCAACCTGAAGATCCCGGGTGTGGGTTCACTCAGCCAGAGCACCATCTGCAGGTTCGAGTCGCTGACCCTGTCCCATAACAACATGATCGCGCTCAAGCCCATCCTGCAGGCTTGGCTGGAGGAGGCGGAGGGTGCCCACCgtgagaaactcagcaagcccgACCTCTTCAACGGTGGCGAGAAGAAGCGCAAAAGGACATCGATCGCTGCCCCGGAGAAGCGCTCCTTGGAGGCTTACTTCGCCGTGCAGCCTCGACCGTCCTCTGAAAAGATCGCGGCCATCGCCGAGAAACTGGACCTGAAAAAGAACGTGGTGAGGGTATGGTTTTGCAATCAAAGACAGAAGCAGAAACGAATGAAATTTTCTGCCAACCACTAG
- the pou4f1 gene encoding POU domain, class 4, transcription factor 1 isoform X2, whose product MMSMNSKQPAFGMHHTLPEHKYTSLHSSSEAIRRACLPAPPSNIFASLDETLLARAEALAAVDIAVSQGKSHPFKPDATYHTMNSVPCTTTSTAPLPHPSALSSHHHHHHHHHHQPHQTLDPGELLDHLSTSSLSLAGAMAGAGAGSGEGGVVPTSSHSHPAHMHGLGHLSSPHPHHPHHHPHHQSALNMTPHPHGLAAHGVAPGMPALNDVDADPRELEAFAERFKQRRIKLGVTQADVGSALANLKIPGVGSLSQSTICRFESLTLSHNNMIALKPILQAWLEEAEGAHREKLSKPDLFNGGEKKRKRTSIAAPEKRSLEAYFAVQPRPSSEKIAAIAEKLDLKKNVVRVWFCNQRQKQKRMKFSANH is encoded by the exons ATGATGTCCATGAACAGCAAGCAGCCAGCTTTCGGCATGCATCATACCCTACCTGAGCACAAGTACACTTCTCTGCACTCCAGTTCGGAAGCAATAAGGAGAGCCTGTCTGCCAGCGCCGCCG AGCAATATCTTCGCCAGCCTGGATGAAACTCTACTGGCCcgcgccgaggctctggcagccGTGGATATCGCCGTGTCCCAGGGCAAGAGCCACCCTTTCAAGCCGGATGCCACGTACCACACCATGAACAGTGTGCCATGCACTACTACCTCGACCGCGCCGCTGCCGCACCCGTCCGCTTTGTCCTCgcaccatcaccaccaccaccatcaccaccaccaGCCTCACCAGACGCTGGACCCGGGAGAACTTCTCGACCACCTGAGCACCTCGTCGCTGAGCTTAGCCGGGGCCATGGCTGGGGCCGGAGCCGGCAGCGGAGAAGGAGGGGTGGTCCCCACCTCGTCTCACTCTCACCCGGCGCACATGCACGGCCTGGGTCATCTCAGCAGCCCGCACCCCCATCACCCACATCATCACCCGCACCACCAGAGCGCCCTGAACATGACCCCGCACCCTCACGGGCTGGCGGCTCACGGCGTTGCCCCGGGCATGCCAGCCCTCAACGACGTGGACGCTGACCCGCGGGAGCTGGAAGCCTTTGCCGAGCGCTTCAAGCAGAGGCGGATCAAGCTGGGCGTGACCCAGGCCGACGTGGGCTCAGCCCTGGCCAACCTGAAGATCCCGGGTGTGGGTTCACTCAGCCAGAGCACCATCTGCAGGTTCGAGTCGCTGACCCTGTCCCATAACAACATGATCGCGCTCAAGCCCATCCTGCAGGCTTGGCTGGAGGAGGCGGAGGGTGCCCACCgtgagaaactcagcaagcccgACCTCTTCAACGGTGGCGAGAAGAAGCGCAAAAGGACATCGATCGCTGCCCCGGAGAAGCGCTCCTTGGAGGCTTACTTCGCCGTGCAGCCTCGACCGTCCTCTGAAAAGATCGCGGCCATCGCCGAGAAACTGGACCTGAAAAAGAACGTGGTGAGGGTATGGTTTTGCAATCAAAGACAGAAGCAGAAACGAATGAAATTTTCTGCCAACCACTAG